The Aminipila terrae nucleotide sequence ATTATGGAGAAGATGCTAGAAGAAAATTACAGACTGGTGTTGATAAGCTTGCAAATACTGTAAAAATTACATTAGGACCTAAGGGCAGAAATGTTCTTATTGAAAAGAAATTTGGTTCACCACTTATTACAAATGACGGTGTTACTATTGCAAGAGAAATCGAACTTGAAGATGCAGTAGAAAACATGGGTGCACAGCTTGTTAAAGAAGTTGCAACTAAAACAAATGACGTGGCAGGTGATGGTACTACTACTGCTACACTACTTGCGCAGATTATCATTAAAGAAGGATTTAAAAACGTTGCCGCTGGAGCGAACCCAATGGTATTAAAGAGAGGTATCCAGGGAGCAGTGGACGTGGCTGTTGAAGAAATCAAGAATATTTCAAAGCCAGTTGAAAGCAAAGGAAGCATTGCTCAGGTTGCATCTGTTTCAGCTGCAGATTCAAATATCGGAGAACTTATTGCAGAGGCTATGGAAAAGGTTGGTAAAGATGGTGTTATTACTGTTGAAGAATCAAAATCCATGGGTACAACTCTGGAAGTAGTGGAAGGTATGCAGTTTGACAGAGGTTATTTATCCGCTTACATGGTAAATGACACTGAAAAGATGGAAGCTAACATGCAGAACCCTTACATTTTATTAACAGATAAGAAGATTTCAAATATACAGGACATACTTCCTATTCTGGAACAGATTGTTCAGCAGGGAAGAAAGCTTCTGATTATCGCTGAAGATGTTGATGGTGAAGCTCTTGCCACATTAGTAGTGAATAAGCTAAGAGGTACTTTCGACTGTGTAGCTGTTAAGGCTCCTGGCTTCGGTGACAGAAGAAAGGCTATGATGGAAGACATCGCTGTTTTAACTGGTGGTACAGTAATTTCTGAAGAAGTTGGTTACGACATAAAAGAAGCTACTTTAGATATGTTAGGTACTGCTGCATCAGTTAAGATAACTAAAGAAAATACTGTTATCGTTGATGGAGCTGGTAATGCAGAAGAAATCCAGAGTAGAATTAAGCAGATCAAGCACCAGTATGATGAATCAACTTCCGATTTTGACAAGGAAAAGCTTCAGGAAAGACTGGCAAAACTGGCAGGCGGCGTAGCTGTAATCCAGGTAGGTGCTGCAACAGAAACTGAACTGAAGGAAAGAAAATTAAGAATTGAAGATGCTCTGAATGCAACAAAGGCTGCTGTAGAGGAAGGTATTGTTGCTGGTGGTGGTGTTGCTCTTGTTAACGCAATTCCAGCTGTTAAGAAATATGTTGAAACCCTTTCAGGGGATGAAAAGACTGGTGCTGCAATTATCATGAGAGCACTGGAAGAACCAGTTAGACAGATAGCTGAAAATGCTGGATTTGAAGGTTCTGTTATTGTTGCAGAAGTTAAAGGCAGCAAGATTGGTGTGGGATTCAATGCATCAACAGAAGAATATGTTGACATGATTAGCGCTGGTATCGTAGATCCTGCTAAGGTTACTAGATCAGCACTTCAGAATGCTTCATCTGCATCTGCAATGCTTCTTACAACCGAAGCTGGTATTGTAGATATAAAGAAAGATGAACCGGCTATGCCTCCAATGGGCGGCGGTATGCCAGGAATGATGTAGGGTTTATAAAACTCAGCAAAATCAAAATATAACATGCAGGGGATGTCTCAGATAATCTTTCTGAGACATCTTGTTTTTTTGTGAATTTACAAATATTAAATAAGTTTGTGCAATTTAATATTTAATTGAAATATAGATTTGGTTATGTTAGAGTAAAAAGATAATAAGCAGTTAAAGGCAGGGTACTAAGTTGGAAACCATTCTGATAATAGATGATAGTTTTTTTAATATTCAATTACTAAAAGGTATATTACAAAAAGAATATAACATAATTTATGCAGATGAAGGTAAAAAAGGGCTAGAAATTGCAAAACATACACAGCCTTCACTTATACTCCTGGATATTGAAATGCCAGGGCTCAATGGCTTTCAGGTCATGGAAAGACTGCAGGCAGCCAAGGAAACTCAGCAGATTCCCGTGGTATTTCTTACGGGTGTAGATGATACAGCCACAGAAGAAAAGGCATTTTTCTGCGGGGCGGTGGATTACATCAGAAAACCTTTTTGCTGTAACGTAGTGTGTGCAAGAGTTCGCACACATATCAATATGTTCAGATATAGAAAGATGCTGGAAACCCAGATGTATATAGATGTACTGACCGGATTATATACAAGAAAACACTGCATTGATTATACAAGCAAACAATGGAAGTATTGCATAGAGAATAAAGTTCCTTTTTCTTTAGGAGTTGC carries:
- the groL gene encoding chaperonin GroEL (60 kDa chaperone family; promotes refolding of misfolded polypeptides especially under stressful conditions; forms two stacked rings of heptamers to form a barrel-shaped 14mer; ends can be capped by GroES; misfolded proteins enter the barrel where they are refolded when GroES binds) encodes the protein MAKDLHYGEDARRKLQTGVDKLANTVKITLGPKGRNVLIEKKFGSPLITNDGVTIAREIELEDAVENMGAQLVKEVATKTNDVAGDGTTTATLLAQIIIKEGFKNVAAGANPMVLKRGIQGAVDVAVEEIKNISKPVESKGSIAQVASVSAADSNIGELIAEAMEKVGKDGVITVEESKSMGTTLEVVEGMQFDRGYLSAYMVNDTEKMEANMQNPYILLTDKKISNIQDILPILEQIVQQGRKLLIIAEDVDGEALATLVVNKLRGTFDCVAVKAPGFGDRRKAMMEDIAVLTGGTVISEEVGYDIKEATLDMLGTAASVKITKENTVIVDGAGNAEEIQSRIKQIKHQYDESTSDFDKEKLQERLAKLAGGVAVIQVGAATETELKERKLRIEDALNATKAAVEEGIVAGGGVALVNAIPAVKKYVETLSGDEKTGAAIIMRALEEPVRQIAENAGFEGSVIVAEVKGSKIGVGFNASTEEYVDMISAGIVDPAKVTRSALQNASSASAMLLTTEAGIVDIKKDEPAMPPMGGGMPGMM
- a CDS encoding GGDEF domain-containing response regulator, translating into METILIIDDSFFNIQLLKGILQKEYNIIYADEGKKGLEIAKHTQPSLILLDIEMPGLNGFQVMERLQAAKETQQIPVVFLTGVDDTATEEKAFFCGAVDYIRKPFCCNVVCARVRTHINMFRYRKMLETQMYIDVLTGLYTRKHCIDYTSKQWKYCIENKVPFSLGVADIDFFKRVNDTYGHQEGDRVLSAVANIMKQAMPEENNYIARMGGEEFFLILVGEKRASACEIMKNVCNAVGQKSVCKVGGNSEEEIRVTISIGGSTIIPSERDSVDAFTAIADKMLYEAKGKGRNQVIWI